A section of the Sphaerobacter thermophilus DSM 20745 genome encodes:
- a CDS encoding ABC transporter permease: MPQPTATPSTQPARASRRLWDGAPVPPLLVLPALVVALLMVAPLVYLVLRAAQAGPELFDLLWRDRTLMLIRNSLLLSAAVTAASAAIALPLAWLTVRTDLPGRRLWSVLTALPLVIPSYVGGYVLIAALGPRGVLQGLLEVIFGIERLPEIYGFFGAWLTLTLLSYPYVLLAVRSAMARLDPALEEAARSLGLGPWESFRRVTVPLLRPALLAGSLLVALYVLGDFGAVSLLRYDVFTRAIYNQYRGAFDRSLAAGLSLVLVAMTGVVLALEARARGRARYHRSTVGVSRPPTRVRLGRWTPLALAYCAAIVSVTLLIPIGVIIHWLIRGLRAGEPLWLVWSAALSSVSVSLAAAVVAVLAAAPIALMAVRHSSPLSRVLERLSYLGYALPGIVVALALVFFGSRYAPWLYQTLGILLVAYIIRFLPQALATLRAALMQVSPRVEEAARSLGHSPPRVWLRVTAPLAYPGILSAGALIFLTVMKELPATLLLRPTGFDTLATQVWSATAEGFWARAAAPALLLILLSAVPMAVTAWREGKSDG; the protein is encoded by the coding sequence ATGCCGCAACCGACCGCGACGCCGAGCACCCAACCGGCGCGGGCAAGCCGCCGCCTCTGGGACGGCGCGCCCGTCCCGCCGCTGCTGGTGCTCCCGGCGCTCGTCGTGGCGCTGCTCATGGTCGCCCCGCTGGTCTACCTCGTCCTGCGCGCCGCCCAGGCCGGCCCCGAGCTGTTCGATCTGCTCTGGCGCGACCGGACGCTGATGCTCATCCGCAACTCGCTCCTCCTCTCAGCGGCTGTGACTGCCGCCTCGGCGGCGATAGCACTGCCGCTGGCCTGGCTCACGGTGCGGACCGATCTGCCGGGCCGGCGCCTCTGGTCGGTCCTCACCGCACTGCCGCTGGTGATCCCGAGCTACGTTGGGGGCTATGTCCTCATCGCCGCGCTCGGGCCACGCGGGGTACTCCAGGGCCTGCTGGAGGTCATCTTCGGCATCGAGCGGCTGCCGGAGATCTACGGCTTCTTCGGCGCCTGGCTGACGCTGACGCTCCTGAGCTACCCATACGTTCTCCTGGCAGTCCGCTCGGCGATGGCCCGGCTTGACCCGGCCCTGGAGGAGGCAGCCCGTTCGCTGGGGCTCGGCCCGTGGGAGAGCTTCCGGCGGGTGACCGTGCCGCTCCTGCGCCCGGCCTTGCTGGCCGGTTCGCTGCTCGTCGCGCTCTACGTCCTGGGCGACTTCGGCGCCGTCTCACTGCTGCGCTACGACGTCTTTACCCGCGCGATCTACAACCAATACCGCGGCGCCTTTGACCGCTCCCTGGCCGCAGGGCTGTCACTCGTGCTCGTCGCCATGACCGGGGTGGTGCTGGCGCTGGAGGCGCGCGCCCGCGGCCGTGCCCGCTACCACCGCAGCACCGTGGGCGTCAGCCGCCCACCGACCCGCGTGCGCCTGGGCCGCTGGACACCGCTGGCACTGGCTTACTGTGCCGCGATCGTCAGCGTTACGCTCCTGATCCCGATCGGCGTGATCATCCACTGGTTGATCCGGGGGTTGCGCGCCGGCGAGCCGCTGTGGCTGGTCTGGTCCGCGGCGCTCAGCTCGGTGTCCGTCTCGCTGGCCGCAGCCGTGGTCGCCGTGCTGGCGGCGGCGCCGATCGCGCTCATGGCCGTGCGCCACTCGAGCCCGCTCAGCCGGGTCCTCGAACGGCTCAGCTATCTCGGCTACGCCCTGCCGGGCATCGTCGTGGCGCTCGCGCTCGTCTTCTTCGGCTCCCGCTACGCGCCCTGGCTCTACCAGACGCTCGGCATCTTGCTCGTGGCGTACATCATCCGCTTCCTGCCCCAGGCGCTCGCCACCCTGCGAGCCGCGCTGATGCAGGTCAGCCCGCGCGTGGAGGAGGCTGCCCGCAGCCTCGGCCACTCACCGCCGCGCGTCTGGCTGCGCGTCACGGCGCCGCTGGCTTACCCCGGCATCCTGAGCGCCGGGGCGCTCATCTTCCTGACCGTGATGAAGGAACTCCCGGCGACGTTGCTGCTCCGACCGACCGGGTTCGACACCCTGGCGACACAGGTCTGGAGCGCGACCGCCGAGGGCTTCTGGGCTCGGGCCGCCGCGCCAGCCCTGCTGTTGATCCTGCTCTCGGCCGTCCCGATGGCCGTCACTGCCTGGCGCGAGGGCAAGAGCGATGGGTGA
- a CDS encoding iron ABC transporter substrate-binding protein, which produces MSRRDIIRALAGLAGASLAAPVLAACGGEDNPASTAAPTATSQAGTGSGGSAATATSAAATPASTPAGTPAGAPATGTVGGSLTVYSGRSEQLIQAIVDQFAAASGVEVKVRYGDTAEMAAAILEEGQSSPADIFFAQDAGALGAVAREGLLAELPADVLDLVEARFRSPDGLWVGISGRARAVVYNTERLSESDIPPSILDFTDPVWKDRLGWAPTNASFQAAVTAIRVLRGDDVARAWLEGIRDNGARVFENNNAIVSAVIDGEIDAGFVNHYYLMRQLAEAGGDLPARNYIYRNGDPGALVNVAGAGILTTAKNQEQAIAFIRYMLSPEAQTYFAEETHEYPLVAGVPTDPNLVPLSEIQTPDIDLSDLADLEATLEMLRDVGLL; this is translated from the coding sequence CGGTCTGGCCGGCGCGTCGCTGGCTGCACCGGTGCTGGCTGCCTGCGGTGGAGAAGACAATCCAGCATCGACCGCGGCGCCGACCGCCACCAGCCAGGCCGGTACCGGTAGCGGCGGTTCGGCAGCCACGGCGACGTCAGCCGCCGCGACGCCTGCGAGCACCCCGGCTGGCACTCCGGCCGGCGCGCCGGCCACCGGCACGGTCGGCGGCTCGCTGACCGTCTACTCCGGCCGCTCGGAGCAGTTGATCCAGGCAATCGTCGACCAGTTCGCCGCGGCCTCCGGCGTTGAGGTCAAGGTGCGCTACGGGGACACGGCCGAGATGGCCGCCGCCATCCTGGAGGAGGGGCAGAGCAGCCCTGCCGACATCTTCTTCGCGCAGGACGCCGGCGCGCTCGGCGCGGTCGCCCGCGAGGGGCTTCTGGCCGAACTCCCGGCGGACGTGCTGGACCTGGTGGAGGCGCGCTTCCGCTCCCCGGACGGTCTCTGGGTCGGGATCAGCGGCCGGGCGCGTGCCGTGGTCTACAACACCGAGCGTCTCAGCGAGTCAGACATCCCGCCCTCGATCCTCGACTTCACCGACCCGGTGTGGAAGGACCGGCTCGGCTGGGCGCCGACCAACGCCTCCTTCCAGGCCGCAGTCACGGCGATCCGCGTGCTGCGCGGCGATGACGTGGCCCGCGCATGGCTGGAGGGGATTCGGGACAACGGCGCCCGGGTGTTCGAGAACAACAATGCGATCGTCAGCGCCGTCATCGACGGAGAGATCGACGCCGGGTTCGTCAACCACTACTATCTCATGCGCCAGCTCGCCGAGGCGGGCGGGGATCTGCCGGCACGGAACTACATCTATCGCAACGGCGACCCGGGCGCGCTGGTCAACGTGGCCGGTGCCGGGATTCTCACCACGGCCAAGAACCAGGAGCAGGCCATCGCCTTCATCCGCTACATGCTCAGCCCCGAGGCGCAGACCTACTTCGCCGAGGAGACCCATGAGTACCCGCTGGTCGCGGGCGTGCCGACCGACCCGAACCTCGTCCCGCTGAGCGAGATCCAGACACCCGACATCGACCTGTCGGATCTGGCCGACCTGGAGGCAACGCTCGAGATGCTGCGCGACGTGGGGCTGCTGTAG